Proteins from one Streptomyces sp. NBC_00390 genomic window:
- a CDS encoding SDR family NAD(P)-dependent oxidoreductase: protein MRTVIVSGASSGIGHATAERFARCGDHVVNLDIQPPAPGTVDGPRDGGGEVRWIGLDVADWSGVRDAVDRVHAERGRIDVVIANAGISVRHGILDLTEADARRTLDVNLMGVLALWRHATPHMLRQGEGVLLATASVNGSRGYPLYADYNASKAGVASLCQTFAVELSPLIRTACVAPGAVLTPMQRAEYTDAMLDEVNERIPARRHALPEEIADVFHFLASPQASFVSGQQFVVDGAETAGATTAFFPGPVEPLS from the coding sequence ATGCGCACAGTCATCGTGTCCGGCGCGTCCAGCGGTATCGGCCACGCCACCGCCGAACGGTTCGCCCGCTGCGGCGACCATGTGGTCAACCTCGACATCCAGCCGCCGGCGCCGGGCACGGTGGACGGCCCGCGCGACGGCGGGGGTGAGGTCCGGTGGATCGGGCTGGACGTCGCCGACTGGTCCGGTGTCCGCGACGCGGTCGACCGGGTGCACGCCGAGCGCGGCCGTATCGACGTCGTCATCGCGAACGCCGGCATCAGCGTCCGGCACGGCATCCTCGACCTCACCGAGGCCGATGCGCGGCGCACCCTGGACGTCAACCTGATGGGCGTTCTTGCCCTGTGGCGCCACGCCACGCCGCACATGCTGCGCCAGGGCGAGGGCGTCCTGCTGGCGACGGCGTCCGTCAACGGCTCGCGCGGTTACCCGCTCTACGCGGACTACAACGCCAGCAAGGCGGGCGTGGCCTCGCTCTGCCAGACCTTCGCCGTCGAGCTGAGCCCGCTGATCAGGACCGCCTGCGTCGCGCCCGGCGCCGTCCTGACACCCATGCAGCGCGCGGAGTACACCGACGCGATGCTCGACGAGGTCAACGAGCGCATCCCGGCCCGCCGGCACGCCCTTCCCGAGGAGATCGCGGACGTCTTCCACTTCCTGGCGTCCCCGCAGGCATCGTTCGTCTCGGGCCAGCAGTTCGTGGTGGACGGGGCCGAGACCGCAGGGGCCACCACCGCGTTCTTCCCCGGCCCCGTCGAACCGCTGAGCTGA
- a CDS encoding cytochrome P450: protein METRPPLAPGPLDTLDLADPLLHARHDLGPLWHRLRAQAPVHWQPGTGRGPGFWVVSGHADIVSVLGDGETFTSERGNVLDTLLTGGDSAAGQMLAVTDGRPHKALRSALLKPFSPRSLDVVVESVRRGTRRLVEEAVERGEVDFAADVAAHIPLAAICDLLGVPASDRKHIIDLTSSALGSVDGVPDEEATWSSRNGLLLYFSELAEQRRAKPYDDVVSLLVTKEIDGRPLTHEEIVFNCYSIIMGGHETTRFAMVGGLHALMRHEDQWQALKSGRVSTASAVEEVLRWTTPALHSGRTATEDVFFGDQFIEAGDIVVTWLASGNRDERVFDRPDDFDLSRTPNRHLSFAHGPHFCLGAFLARAELSALLESLRDLVAVAGRAGPPQYVYSNFLSGMSALPVTLTPERA, encoded by the coding sequence ATGGAGACCCGCCCACCTCTCGCCCCGGGCCCGCTCGACACCCTGGATCTCGCCGATCCGCTGTTGCACGCCCGCCACGACCTGGGGCCGCTGTGGCACCGGCTGCGCGCCCAGGCACCGGTGCACTGGCAGCCCGGGACCGGGCGCGGCCCCGGGTTCTGGGTGGTGAGCGGCCATGCCGACATCGTCTCGGTGCTGGGCGACGGCGAGACCTTCACCTCGGAGCGCGGCAATGTGCTCGACACCCTGCTGACGGGTGGCGACTCGGCGGCTGGGCAGATGCTGGCCGTCACGGACGGCCGACCGCACAAGGCGCTGCGCAGCGCCCTGCTGAAGCCGTTCTCGCCGCGCTCCCTCGACGTCGTGGTCGAGAGCGTGCGGCGCGGCACCCGCCGGCTGGTCGAGGAGGCGGTGGAGCGGGGAGAGGTGGATTTCGCCGCCGACGTGGCCGCGCACATCCCGCTCGCCGCGATCTGCGACCTGCTCGGCGTACCGGCCTCGGACCGGAAGCACATCATCGACCTCACCTCGTCGGCGCTGGGCTCGGTGGACGGCGTCCCCGACGAGGAGGCGACCTGGTCGTCACGGAACGGCCTGCTGCTCTACTTCTCGGAACTGGCCGAGCAACGGCGCGCCAAGCCGTACGACGACGTGGTCAGCCTCCTGGTGACCAAGGAGATCGACGGCCGGCCGCTGACCCACGAGGAGATCGTCTTCAACTGCTACAGCATCATCATGGGCGGTCATGAGACGACCCGCTTCGCCATGGTCGGCGGTCTGCACGCGCTGATGCGGCACGAGGACCAGTGGCAGGCGCTCAAGTCGGGCCGGGTGAGCACGGCTTCGGCGGTCGAGGAGGTTCTGCGCTGGACCACCCCGGCCCTGCACAGCGGCAGGACCGCGACCGAGGACGTGTTCTTCGGTGACCAGTTCATCGAGGCCGGCGACATCGTCGTCACCTGGCTGGCGTCCGGCAACCGCGACGAGCGGGTCTTCGACCGGCCGGACGACTTCGACCTGTCCCGCACGCCCAACCGGCACCTGTCGTTCGCGCACGGCCCGCACTTCTGCCTCGGCGCGTTCCTGGCGCGGGCCGAGCTGTCGGCCTTGCTGGAGAGCCTGCGGGACCTGGTCGCCGTGGCCGGGCGCGCGGGCCCACCGCAGTACGTGTACTCGAACTTCCTGAGCGGCATGTCGGCTCTGCCGGTCACCCTCACCCCGGAACGGGCCTAG
- a CDS encoding sodium:solute symporter family transporter — protein MEGTLDFIGLMITIVLGAACLPHVAMQLSTAPDAATARRTVRHTIGVVVSFCLTTALMGLAATALIGAPTIMAADLGGNSALPLLCPRARTAARR, from the coding sequence TTGGAGGGCACGCTCGACTTCATCGGCCTGATGATCACCATCGTGCTGGGAGCGGCGTGCCTGCCGCACGTTGCCATGCAACTGAGCACCGCACCCGACGCGGCAACCGCGCGCCGAACGGTGCGCCATACGATCGGCGTCGTCGTCTCCTTCTGCCTCACCACAGCTCTGATGGGCCTCGCGGCCACCGCATTGATCGGCGCACCCACGATCATGGCCGCGGACCTCGGAGGCAACAGCGCCCTGCCGCTGCTCTGCCCTCGGGCACGTACGGCCGCCAGGCGTTGA
- a CDS encoding acyl carrier protein: MTHTPAAIGAEAVSRVVCGMVRLISPRKVDQADPDHRLVGDLGFHSLVLAELGYNLEDLYGLRSLTPEEAMKLERVSDVIGFVNTEVAEGRAQLPADEDVAALFARYGVDDPAA; encoded by the coding sequence ATGACTCACACTCCTGCCGCCATCGGCGCCGAGGCCGTCTCCCGTGTGGTGTGCGGTATGGTCCGGCTGATCTCGCCGCGCAAGGTCGACCAGGCCGATCCGGACCACCGCCTCGTCGGCGATCTCGGCTTCCACTCCCTCGTCCTCGCCGAACTCGGTTACAACCTCGAGGATCTGTACGGCCTGCGGTCGCTGACCCCCGAGGAGGCCATGAAGCTGGAGCGCGTCAGCGACGTGATCGGGTTCGTCAACACCGAGGTGGCGGAGGGCCGGGCGCAGCTCCCCGCCGACGAGGACGTCGCCGCGCTCTTCGCCCGCTACGGCGTCGACGACCCCGCGGCATGA
- a CDS encoding acyl-CoA dehydrogenase family protein, with protein MTRQAFDRPSYALAADLERTLGDPDAPSGPFSWSETVEHEESGALPPGAVDLIRSWGFAQYLVPEAFGGGLRNLEQLVLLTRSLARRNLTVSVMFGSALLGVNPVWLWGDEEQRARVARGMLDGDLACFAVSEPDHGSDLGTNETRAVPDGDGFVLTGEKWPVGNATRGRFVTVYAAVEGIGSSLLLLDKQALKEGSWDNHPFVRTVGLRGHDLSGLTFRGTRVPAGALVGRPGTGLAGILQVLQITRTAIGALSIGTMDSVLRIALRHAQERVLYGQEIYRIPVIRRHLVRSYLDLLIAECTAMPVARSLSVAPSRLSLWSSVVKYLVPTLGEEVTQEAARVLGARSYLREGVASGAFQKLQRDHAIASIFEGTTHVNLHSIASQLPAVARVADRPAPGGDAVLRQLFDWSEEAPVWQPSGRALRLTNASEDEITRGWEPAVAQARMIAERELPAPVAGALLKVLGELSARRTAFYLPIAAGSLDAATAEGQDRATEHCVHHAAASCLYTWLYSFEQERASAGGTGWLVLVLQRLLGRLETTAELDESLFPWLEELMLSSLDGPEYFSLQAVKAAAGVAEG; from the coding sequence ATGACCCGCCAGGCATTCGACCGCCCTTCGTACGCACTGGCCGCCGACCTCGAGCGGACGCTCGGCGACCCGGACGCACCCAGCGGTCCGTTCAGCTGGTCCGAGACGGTCGAGCACGAGGAGAGCGGCGCCCTGCCTCCGGGGGCGGTCGACCTCATCCGGTCGTGGGGGTTCGCGCAGTATCTGGTGCCCGAGGCGTTCGGCGGCGGGCTGCGGAACCTGGAACAGCTCGTCCTGCTGACCCGTTCGCTCGCGCGCCGCAATCTGACGGTCTCCGTGATGTTCGGATCGGCGCTCCTCGGCGTCAACCCGGTGTGGCTGTGGGGCGACGAGGAGCAGCGGGCGCGCGTCGCACGGGGCATGCTCGACGGTGACCTCGCGTGCTTCGCGGTGTCCGAGCCGGACCACGGCAGCGACCTGGGGACCAACGAGACGAGAGCGGTGCCGGACGGGGACGGATTCGTCCTCACCGGGGAGAAGTGGCCTGTCGGCAATGCCACCCGGGGCCGTTTCGTGACCGTCTACGCGGCCGTCGAGGGCATCGGGTCGTCGCTGCTGCTGCTCGACAAGCAAGCTCTGAAGGAGGGGAGTTGGGACAACCATCCCTTCGTCAGGACGGTGGGTCTGCGCGGTCACGACCTCAGCGGCCTCACCTTCCGGGGAACCAGGGTGCCCGCCGGTGCGCTGGTCGGCCGCCCCGGCACGGGTCTGGCCGGGATCCTGCAGGTGCTCCAGATCACGCGCACGGCGATCGGCGCACTGTCGATCGGCACCATGGACTCGGTGCTGCGCATCGCCCTGCGCCACGCGCAGGAGCGAGTGCTGTACGGGCAGGAGATCTACCGCATCCCCGTCATCCGGCGGCACTTGGTGCGGTCGTACCTCGACCTGCTGATCGCCGAGTGCACGGCAATGCCGGTGGCACGCTCGCTCTCGGTCGCCCCGTCCCGGCTCAGCCTGTGGTCCTCCGTGGTCAAGTACCTCGTGCCGACGCTCGGTGAGGAGGTCACCCAGGAGGCCGCACGGGTCCTGGGCGCGCGCAGCTATCTTCGCGAGGGTGTGGCCTCGGGTGCCTTCCAGAAGCTCCAGCGCGACCATGCGATCGCGAGCATCTTCGAGGGGACCACGCACGTCAACCTCCACAGCATCGCCTCGCAGCTGCCCGCCGTGGCCCGGGTGGCCGACCGGCCGGCCCCCGGCGGGGACGCTGTTCTGCGCCAGCTCTTCGACTGGTCCGAGGAGGCCCCGGTCTGGCAGCCCTCGGGCAGGGCACTGCGGCTGACCAACGCCAGTGAGGACGAGATCACCCGCGGCTGGGAACCGGCCGTGGCCCAGGCCCGCATGATCGCGGAGCGTGAGCTTCCCGCCCCCGTGGCCGGCGCCCTCCTCAAGGTCCTCGGCGAACTCTCCGCCCGCCGTACGGCGTTCTACCTGCCGATCGCCGCCGGTTCGCTCGATGCCGCGACGGCCGAGGGACAGGACCGGGCCACCGAGCACTGCGTCCACCACGCGGCGGCCTCGTGCCTCTACACCTGGCTGTACTCCTTCGAACAGGAGCGGGCATCGGCCGGGGGCACCGGATGGCTGGTGCTCGTCCTGCAGAGGCTGCTGGGGCGGCTCGAGACCACGGCCGAGCTGGACGAGAGCCTGTTCCCGTGGCTGGAGGAGCTGATGCTGTCGAGCCTTGACGGCCCGGAGTACTTCTCGCTCCAGGCCGTCAAGGCAGCCGCCGGGGTGGCGGAAGGCTGA
- a CDS encoding helix-turn-helix domain-containing protein: MVMPSEFISFDRTDIHQLRDFLLNQRRVSGWTQEELSERSGVSVRTIRNLETGSNTNPRRASVALLLTALGAAPASLSEPAPWESSGWTVLPEQRPEAQRSRTATLSPWHGPRPLRDPLVGRQADMRHILSSAQRSRLIILTGPGGVGKTRLALAAASRLRPLFRDGVAVVELRDCPPEHLDTARTRAELTRVTQDLIGEAAPSRGGAQSGRRLLVLDGAEHVAQQTARIARQLLDEHPGLHLMVTSRRALAAGASETWEVEPLWVDGQEGRDMTVPSAVELLLRRVQASLPTLDLAHHLPQVTTLCRLLDGVPLAIEIAAQRLRSLPLTSLLHEETLFHLLDQADTGGLSAHRTLSDSVRWSYDLLPVPHRELLCDLVALPNGFSLDDVLTAQPSRRSGMVRVAHLLAELVDASLVQTNRERQYTYRIHELVRHVVTHAERSTDTGSVRSPESDCQGLVAAGRAG; the protein is encoded by the coding sequence ATGGTGATGCCCAGTGAGTTTATTTCCTTCGACAGAACTGACATTCATCAGCTGCGCGACTTCCTGCTCAACCAGCGCAGAGTCTCCGGCTGGACGCAGGAGGAGCTTTCCGAGCGCTCCGGCGTCAGCGTACGGACGATCCGCAATCTGGAGACCGGCTCCAACACCAATCCCCGGCGGGCTTCCGTGGCGCTGCTGCTGACGGCCCTGGGAGCCGCGCCCGCCTCGCTCTCCGAGCCGGCGCCCTGGGAGAGCAGCGGCTGGACGGTGCTGCCCGAGCAGCGACCGGAAGCGCAGCGCAGTCGCACGGCGACCCTTTCACCCTGGCACGGTCCCCGGCCGCTCCGTGATCCACTGGTGGGCCGGCAGGCCGACATGCGCCACATCCTCAGCTCCGCGCAGCGCAGCCGGCTGATCATCCTGACCGGCCCCGGCGGTGTGGGCAAGACCCGGCTGGCCCTGGCGGCGGCCTCTCGGCTGCGGCCGTTGTTCCGGGACGGCGTCGCCGTGGTCGAGCTGCGTGACTGCCCGCCCGAACATCTCGACACCGCCCGCACGCGCGCCGAGTTGACGCGCGTCACACAGGATCTGATCGGCGAGGCGGCTCCCTCTCGCGGCGGCGCGCAGAGCGGCCGGCGACTGCTCGTCCTGGACGGCGCCGAACATGTCGCGCAGCAGACCGCCCGTATCGCGCGGCAACTGCTCGACGAGCATCCAGGGCTTCATCTGATGGTCACCTCCCGCCGCGCCCTGGCCGCCGGCGCATCCGAGACGTGGGAGGTCGAGCCGTTGTGGGTGGACGGCCAGGAAGGCCGTGACATGACGGTTCCCAGTGCGGTGGAACTCCTGCTGCGCAGGGTGCAGGCCAGTCTGCCGACCCTGGACCTCGCCCACCACCTGCCGCAGGTCACCACGTTGTGCCGGCTCCTCGACGGCGTACCGCTGGCCATCGAGATCGCCGCACAGCGGCTCAGATCGCTGCCGCTGACCTCGCTGCTCCATGAGGAGACTCTCTTCCACCTGCTCGACCAGGCCGACACGGGAGGTCTGAGCGCACACCGCACGCTGTCGGACAGCGTGCGGTGGAGCTACGACCTTCTGCCGGTGCCGCATCGCGAACTGCTGTGCGATCTCGTCGCGTTGCCGAACGGCTTCTCGCTGGACGACGTGCTGACCGCGCAGCCGAGCCGCCGCTCGGGGATGGTGCGGGTCGCCCATCTGCTGGCGGAGCTTGTGGACGCCTCGCTCGTGCAGACCAACCGGGAACGGCAGTACACGTACCGCATCCACGAGCTGGTTCGGCATGTCGTGACGCACGCCGAACGGTCCACGGACACCGGGTCCGTGCGGTCCCCGGAGTCCGACTGCCAGGGGCTCGTGGCCGCGGGCCGTGCCGGGTAG
- a CDS encoding 4'-phosphopantetheinyl transferase family protein — MIADLVPDGVHACEAFGDAGPESVVELFPAEEAVVAGGFDERRREFTTVRGCARTALARLGEIPEPLVPGPMGAPGWPAGVVGSMTHCRGYRAAAVAHAADFAAIGIDAEPQEPLPGVVAARAVTDAERRLLRQDFPAAAELPLDRLVFCAKEASYKAFSAWLGTRFGFRDFTVRLRADGTFRCVPPSVAMPRAPRCAEGFPGRWAARSGLVLTVVVLAAHGDAEF, encoded by the coding sequence GTGATCGCCGATCTGGTGCCCGACGGGGTCCATGCCTGTGAGGCGTTCGGCGACGCCGGGCCGGAGTCGGTGGTTGAGCTGTTTCCCGCCGAAGAAGCCGTGGTGGCCGGGGGGTTCGACGAGAGGCGGAGGGAGTTCACGACGGTTCGGGGCTGTGCCCGCACGGCGCTGGCCCGGTTGGGGGAGATCCCTGAGCCGCTCGTGCCCGGCCCCATGGGTGCCCCGGGGTGGCCGGCCGGGGTCGTGGGCAGCATGACCCACTGCCGGGGTTACCGCGCGGCCGCCGTCGCGCACGCCGCCGACTTCGCCGCCATCGGTATCGACGCGGAGCCCCAGGAACCGCTTCCCGGCGTCGTGGCGGCGCGTGCCGTTACGGACGCCGAACGCCGCCTGCTCCGGCAGGACTTCCCAGCGGCTGCGGAGCTGCCGCTCGACCGCCTGGTCTTCTGTGCCAAGGAAGCTTCCTACAAGGCGTTCTCCGCCTGGCTGGGAACCCGTTTCGGCTTCCGGGACTTCACGGTACGGCTGCGCGCCGACGGCACGTTCCGGTGCGTTCCCCCGAGCGTCGCGATGCCGCGTGCTCCCCGGTGCGCGGAAGGCTTCCCGGGCCGCTGGGCCGCCCGTTCCGGATTGGTGCTGACCGTGGTGGTCCTCGCGGCGCACGGTGATGCGGAATTCTGA
- a CDS encoding helix-turn-helix transcriptional regulator, with protein sequence MYERLVVGPHQSKADLARQLGLSEDEVRTALERLEKLDLLRPFGSGLGELVDPRLGLKALLLQQMCGIEARLRAFEEDRVAVMALIDRYADVHPGGGEPTSEYVAGHEAVAGRLRELADTVDTEWLAFVPGGAPSGSWLETVQALEWKIRSRGVSTRTISTDSIRCDAGVSLGAAWSGALGSPVRTVPSLPVHMLVVDRSRALLPADPADPWRSVMQVSTPGALEALTALFEGVWESAVPLGTATQPDESGLSPREKELLRLLARGLNDDVIRRRLGVSLRTVRRIVADLCVRLGATSRFEAGYQAAKRGWI encoded by the coding sequence GTGTACGAGCGGCTCGTTGTCGGCCCACACCAGAGCAAAGCCGACCTGGCGCGACAACTCGGACTGTCCGAGGACGAGGTGCGCACGGCCCTCGAGCGGCTGGAGAAGCTGGACCTGCTCCGCCCGTTCGGCAGCGGACTCGGGGAGCTGGTGGATCCGCGCCTCGGGCTCAAGGCCCTCCTGCTCCAGCAGATGTGCGGGATCGAGGCCCGGCTGAGGGCGTTCGAGGAGGACCGGGTCGCGGTCATGGCTCTGATCGACCGGTACGCCGACGTCCATCCCGGCGGCGGGGAGCCCACAAGCGAGTACGTGGCCGGTCATGAGGCCGTGGCCGGTCGGCTCCGGGAACTCGCCGACACGGTCGACACCGAGTGGCTCGCCTTCGTCCCGGGCGGCGCCCCGTCCGGCAGCTGGCTGGAGACCGTTCAGGCGCTGGAGTGGAAGATCCGCAGCCGCGGCGTCTCGACCCGCACGATCTCCACGGACAGCATCCGCTGCGACGCCGGAGTATCGCTCGGGGCCGCCTGGAGCGGCGCTCTGGGCAGCCCGGTGCGGACGGTGCCGTCACTGCCCGTCCACATGCTCGTCGTCGACCGGTCGAGGGCGCTCCTGCCCGCGGACCCGGCCGACCCCTGGCGCAGCGTCATGCAGGTCTCGACGCCCGGCGCGCTCGAAGCGCTGACGGCCCTCTTCGAGGGCGTGTGGGAGAGCGCCGTCCCGCTCGGCACGGCCACCCAGCCCGACGAGAGCGGACTCAGCCCGCGGGAGAAGGAACTGCTGCGGCTCCTCGCCCGGGGCCTGAACGACGACGTCATCCGCAGGCGCCTCGGCGTCTCGCTGCGCACGGTGCGCAGGATCGTCGCGGACCTCTGCGTCAGGCTCGGGGCCACCAGCCGCTTCGAGGCGGGATACCAGGCCGCCAAGCGCGGCTGGATCTGA
- a CDS encoding MFS transporter: MAQSRPDETENAPAEHPSLWRDRDYLYWWSGNGLSTLGTTVSLLAFPLLMLHETGSAAQAGTITVLHMLGKLGTLAVGGALADRVSRRAILFLAPLVEALSMGVVALLVFRGDPSVLVLDALALAGGLAAGLSSSVSMTVLRRIVPKEQVPNATAQIMGRDMVAQLVGAPLGGLLYSMARWVPFLFDAVSFLFISLSSLLIRRPLGPDRHTDAEHRPSLIADMGDGLRIIRRSDYLRFTIVWGALLNTVAQGFTLLFIVLVAHRGGGPTAVGVASSLAVAGGVVGAVAGPWLMQKLGARRVLLLSAWMFVASFAVVALVPRPWQIGLVMMVGMTSMVPMNVVTESYEVRLVPDAYLGRVAATGQFLFQGVQWVGPLAAGILADAAGVERAVLILAGAMALLALALHLARRQLRILDTPLAEVQELPTPPSAAQQLPGPARTEDASPPDTVRPDDDLLTHPSKAT, from the coding sequence ATGGCGCAGTCACGTCCCGACGAGACGGAGAACGCTCCGGCGGAACACCCGTCGCTCTGGCGCGATCGCGACTACCTGTACTGGTGGTCCGGGAACGGTCTGTCCACGCTCGGCACCACCGTGTCGCTGCTGGCCTTTCCGCTGCTGATGCTCCACGAGACCGGGTCGGCGGCGCAGGCGGGCACCATCACCGTCCTGCACATGCTCGGCAAACTCGGGACACTCGCGGTGGGTGGAGCGCTGGCGGACCGTGTGTCGCGCCGCGCCATCCTGTTTCTCGCTCCGCTGGTCGAGGCGCTGTCGATGGGCGTCGTCGCCCTGCTGGTGTTCCGCGGCGATCCGTCGGTCCTCGTACTCGACGCGCTGGCCCTGGCCGGCGGGCTCGCGGCCGGGCTGAGCTCCAGTGTGTCGATGACGGTGCTGCGCCGGATCGTCCCCAAGGAGCAGGTCCCCAACGCGACGGCACAGATCATGGGCCGCGACATGGTCGCCCAGCTGGTCGGCGCCCCTCTCGGCGGTCTGCTGTACTCCATGGCCCGCTGGGTCCCGTTCCTCTTCGACGCGGTCTCCTTCCTCTTCATCAGCCTGAGCTCGCTGCTGATCCGGCGGCCGCTCGGGCCGGACCGGCACACCGACGCCGAACACCGGCCCAGCCTGATCGCGGACATGGGCGACGGCCTGCGCATCATCAGGCGCAGCGACTACCTCAGGTTCACGATCGTCTGGGGAGCTCTGCTCAACACCGTGGCGCAGGGTTTCACCCTGCTCTTCATCGTGCTGGTGGCCCACCGCGGCGGCGGGCCCACAGCGGTCGGTGTCGCGTCCTCGCTCGCGGTCGCCGGCGGCGTCGTCGGAGCCGTCGCCGGACCATGGCTGATGCAGAAGCTCGGTGCACGGCGCGTTCTTCTGCTCTCCGCATGGATGTTCGTGGCGTCCTTCGCCGTCGTGGCGCTGGTCCCCCGGCCGTGGCAGATCGGTCTGGTCATGATGGTCGGCATGACCAGCATGGTGCCGATGAACGTCGTCACCGAGTCGTACGAGGTCCGGCTGGTCCCGGACGCGTATCTGGGCCGGGTCGCCGCAACGGGCCAGTTCCTCTTCCAGGGTGTGCAGTGGGTCGGTCCGCTGGCGGCGGGCATTCTCGCGGACGCCGCAGGGGTGGAGCGGGCCGTCCTGATCCTGGCCGGCGCCATGGCCCTGCTGGCCCTCGCACTTCACCTGGCCCGGCGGCAACTCCGCATCCTGGACACCCCCCTGGCCGAGGTGCAGGAACTGCCGACCCCGCCGTCGGCCGCCCAGCAGCTTCCCGGACCCGCCCGTACGGAGGACGCGAGCCCGCCGGACACGGTCCGGCCGGACGACGACCTCCTCACCCACCCGTCGAAGGCCACGTGA
- a CDS encoding 3-oxoacyl-[acyl-carrier-protein] synthase III C-terminal domain-containing protein, giving the protein MKDLVPPSSSASFAPAVQQHAAPSAEMGIVTTGMAFGERRGVAATAGEYVPDPEVVSGLGYDTYHRAAHGVTATGLAAEAAREALENADLDIADVDLIIVGHSDVPEYLGWDSSAAVARALGAHGTPTVLVTQSCAAWSVALDHAAGAMALSAGTGTVLVALVNVLSETHTNRMVFNGSVASDGAVAVVLRRGHPRLRRLSSARFTNPEYADLFRIEFGGRAAPVPPAGRSNLDTDPMVAVYRHFGRDPERFEGFMKEVNGRLADVVDEALARAGRNRSQLTRIIHLNDSRQAIHEAADAMGIPLGRTNAELARTLGHMGAADQLVCLWRHIERGELALGDLVALVGVAAPGMHWFCTLIEV; this is encoded by the coding sequence ATGAAAGATCTCGTTCCGCCCTCCTCCTCCGCCTCTTTCGCCCCGGCCGTGCAGCAACACGCGGCCCCCTCGGCGGAGATGGGCATCGTCACGACCGGCATGGCCTTCGGTGAACGACGGGGCGTGGCCGCAACGGCCGGCGAGTACGTACCCGATCCCGAGGTCGTCAGCGGACTGGGGTACGACACGTACCACCGTGCGGCCCACGGCGTCACCGCGACCGGCCTCGCTGCCGAAGCGGCCCGCGAAGCCCTGGAGAACGCGGACCTCGACATCGCCGACGTGGATCTGATCATCGTCGGTCATTCCGACGTCCCGGAGTACCTGGGCTGGGATTCATCGGCGGCCGTGGCCAGGGCACTGGGCGCGCACGGCACTCCCACGGTGCTCGTCACCCAGTCGTGCGCCGCCTGGTCGGTGGCGCTCGACCATGCGGCCGGCGCGATGGCGCTCTCGGCCGGCACCGGCACCGTGCTGGTGGCCCTGGTCAATGTGCTCAGCGAGACGCACACCAACCGGATGGTCTTCAACGGTTCCGTGGCCAGTGACGGCGCGGTCGCGGTCGTCCTCCGGCGCGGCCACCCACGCCTGCGCCGGCTCTCCTCCGCACGCTTCACCAACCCGGAGTACGCGGACCTGTTCCGCATCGAGTTCGGCGGCCGTGCCGCCCCCGTACCGCCCGCGGGCCGGAGCAACCTGGACACGGACCCGATGGTCGCGGTCTACCGCCATTTCGGCCGGGACCCCGAACGCTTCGAGGGGTTCATGAAGGAGGTCAACGGGCGGCTCGCGGACGTGGTCGACGAGGCTCTCGCACGTGCCGGAAGAAACCGGAGCCAGCTCACCCGCATCATCCATCTCAACGACAGCCGGCAGGCCATCCACGAGGCCGCCGACGCGATGGGCATACCCCTCGGGCGCACCAACGCCGAACTGGCCCGCACGCTCGGGCACATGGGCGCCGCCGACCAGCTGGTGTGTCTGTGGCGGCACATAGAGCGCGGCGAGCTGGCGCTGGGGGATCTCGTGGCACTCGTGGGTGTGGCGGCACCGGGCATGCACTGGTTCTGCACGCTCATCGAAGTGTGA
- a CDS encoding acyl carrier protein — translation MPVEPHAAPATAPAVGEDDIARFVVERFLPGVDAAELDAEYDLLATAVIDSLAVLHIAAWLEERYRIALPDRELTSRNFRSVRTIATTAARAAAGEGHV, via the coding sequence ATGCCCGTCGAGCCCCACGCCGCGCCGGCGACGGCGCCGGCCGTTGGTGAGGATGACATCGCCCGCTTCGTCGTCGAGCGGTTCCTGCCCGGTGTCGACGCCGCCGAACTCGACGCGGAGTACGACCTGCTGGCCACCGCCGTGATCGACAGCCTCGCCGTCCTGCACATCGCGGCATGGCTGGAGGAGCGGTACCGCATCGCTCTGCCCGACCGGGAGCTGACCAGCAGGAACTTCCGCTCGGTGCGCACCATCGCGACCACCGCCGCGCGTGCGGCGGCCGGGGAGGGACACGTATGA